A genomic window from Candidatus Woesearchaeota archaeon includes:
- a CDS encoding threonylcarbamoyl-AMP synthase, which produces MAQVLTKEYIEQNPEVIERLKKSVFIYPTDTIYGIGCDATNEELVARVREIKKREHVPFSVIVPNKKLIKNNCQLSDEANTWLDKLPGPYTLILPLAKSFVAPNVSPDGKTIGVRMLSNWFQEIVEQLGIPIVTTSVNLHGKPFMTSFKTMDADIKKQVDIIIDDGELHHRPSQLINLLNEPEAEPEEHY; this is translated from the coding sequence ATGGCACAAGTTTTAACAAAAGAATACATAGAGCAAAATCCTGAAGTAATCGAAAGACTAAAGAAAAGTGTTTTTATCTATCCAACAGACACCATTTACGGTATTGGTTGCGATGCCACCAACGAAGAACTTGTTGCGCGCGTTCGAGAGATTAAAAAACGAGAACACGTTCCATTCTCAGTTATTGTTCCTAACAAAAAACTCATCAAGAATAATTGCCAATTATCTGATGAAGCAAACACTTGGCTTGATAAGCTTCCAGGCCCATACACCTTAATTCTACCACTTGCTAAGTCATTTGTAGCGCCAAACGTCTCACCAGATGGCAAAACCATTGGTGTTCGCATGCTGAGCAATTGGTTTCAAGAAATAGTTGAGCAACTAGGAATTCCCATTGTTACGACTAGCGTGAATCTACATGGCAAGCCATTTATGACTTCTTTTAAAACAATGGATGCAGATATCAAAAAACAAGTAGACATCATTATTGATGATGGCGAACTACATCATAGACCTTCACAACTCATTAATCTGTTGAATGAACCAGAAGCAGAACCAGAAGAACATTACTAG
- a CDS encoding HTH domain-containing protein, translating into MTKPIEEYKKIVAEIEQKKGVKVATAKIVAEIFATPEEISIEELANKTKYSLATISNNVSFLEQIGVISRIKKPGSKRIYVTAERDFINILIKSMNKNHEIAVRPLKQILPGLIAEQKKLVKHAQESNRKKQLKEELNIIQQHYEQVRIMEQLLDHVISQCNKNRNLL; encoded by the coding sequence ATGACTAAACCAATTGAAGAGTACAAAAAAATTGTTGCAGAGATTGAGCAAAAAAAAGGTGTAAAGGTAGCAACAGCTAAGATTGTTGCAGAAATATTTGCCACCCCTGAAGAAATTAGCATCGAAGAACTTGCAAACAAAACAAAATACTCACTAGCAACAATAAGTAACAACGTCTCGTTTCTTGAGCAAATTGGCGTCATTAGCCGCATAAAAAAGCCAGGATCAAAAAGAATCTATGTTACTGCAGAAAGAGATTTTATCAATATACTCATAAAAAGCATGAATAAAAATCACGAAATTGCAGTTAGGCCACTTAAACAAATACTACCCGGACTTATCGCTGAACAAAAAAAACTCGTCAAACACGCTCAAGAATCCAATCGTAAAAAACAACTCAAAGAAGAACTAAACATCATTCAACAGCATTATGAACAAGTACGTATCATGGAACAATTATTAGATCACGTCATCTCGCAATGCAACAAAAACAGGAACCTACTATGA
- a CDS encoding ABC transporter ATP-binding protein — translation MIELRDVWKTYKMGDNEVHALRGLNLKVHRGEFVAVMGPSGSGKSTAMNMIGVLDRPSKGAIYLEGTDIAKLSESRLAQIRGKKIGFIFQKFNLINTLTAKENITLPLIFQGMQYEEREKRADELLDMVDLSDRKHHRPNELSGGQQQRVAIARALAVNPEVILADEPTGNLDSKTSGTVMDFLKKLHKEQGTTIVMVTHDADTAKVASRVETLRDGKIITQKHKGEHL, via the coding sequence ATCATCGAACTTAGAGACGTTTGGAAAACCTACAAAATGGGCGATAATGAAGTCCATGCTCTTCGAGGACTCAACCTCAAAGTTCACCGAGGAGAATTTGTAGCAGTTATGGGGCCCTCAGGTAGTGGAAAATCAACAGCAATGAACATGATAGGCGTACTAGATAGGCCGAGCAAAGGAGCAATTTATTTAGAAGGAACGGACATAGCAAAACTTTCCGAATCGCGACTCGCCCAAATTAGAGGGAAAAAAATAGGATTTATTTTCCAAAAATTCAACCTTATTAACACCCTTACTGCAAAAGAAAATATCACCCTCCCACTCATATTTCAAGGTATGCAATACGAAGAGCGAGAAAAACGAGCAGACGAACTACTGGACATGGTCGATTTATCGGACAGAAAACATCACCGACCAAACGAACTCTCAGGCGGACAACAACAACGAGTAGCAATTGCTCGCGCGCTAGCCGTAAACCCAGAAGTCATCCTTGCAGACGAACCAACAGGAAACCTCGATAGCAAAACAAGCGGAACTGTTATGGACTTTTTAAAAAAACTACATAAAGAACAAGGAACAACAATAGTCATGGTCACACACGATGCTGATACAGCAAAAGTAGCAAGCCGAGTAGAAACGCTTCGTGACGGAAAAATCATTACACAAAAACACAAAGGTGAGCACCTATGA